The bacterium genome includes the window CCGGATACCGATAGAGTTCGGGAAGCAAAGGAATCGATAGAATCGTACCTGAAAGACCGTGTCTCATGCTGAACATATTTTTTTTTAAGAATTTGCATAAAATCGCTTGACAAATAGTTTTAACGGATTTATTATTAGTAACAATTATCAATACTATTAAGGAGCTGAAGTGTGGGAACTGCAGATTTCAGAATGACACGTCAGAGGAGGATGATTCTCCAGGAGTTGAGGAAAGTTCGCACCCATCCGACTGCGGACGAAATCTATGTACAGATCCGTAAAATCATGCCTCGTATCAGCCTCGGTACAGTGTACCGTAATCTCGAAATTCTTTCCGAGATGGGCATAATCAGGAAAATTGAAGGATGCGGGAACCAGAAGCGGTTCGATGGCAATGCGGAAAACCATTACCATATTCGATGCATGCATTGCGGGAAGGTCGATGATTTACCGGGAGATGTTGTATCGGGCATCATATACGACAACGGAAAAATGCTTGGTTATCATGTTCTCGATCATACGCTTTATTTCAACGGTATATGCAAGTCATGCAATTCCAGAAAAACCGAACCCCGGGATAACAAAAATCTTTAGAACTGGGCGGAAAATCTTTATTAAATGTATGATATTACACCTATCCTGTCCCTTAATTATTTTAAAGACAGGGCAGAGAGCGGTGTGAGGGGTGTTTTTAGCTGCCCATTAACACGTATATCAGGCAGGAGGTTATGATGACTCAATTAAAAGGTTCCAGAACGGAGAAGAATCTGCTTACCGCTTTTGCCGGGGAATCGCAGGCCCGCAATCGTTACACCTATTTTTCCAGTCAGGCAAAAAAGGACGGGTTTGTTCAGATAGCCAATATTTTTGCCGAAACGGCGGATCAGGAGAAAGAACATGCCAAGCGGCTTTTCAAATTCCTCGAAGGCGGAGAGGTCGAGATCAAAGCCTCTTTCCCGGCTGGCGTGATCGGGACGACATCCGCTAATCTCAAGGAATCCGCTGCCGGCGAGCACTATGAGCAGGCCGAAATGTATCCGGGATTTGCGAAGACCGCGCTCGAAGAGGGATTCAACGAGATAGCCGCTGTTTTCAATG containing:
- a CDS encoding transcriptional repressor → MGTADFRMTRQRRMILQELRKVRTHPTADEIYVQIRKIMPRISLGTVYRNLEILSEMGIIRKIEGCGNQKRFDGNAENHYHIRCMHCGKVDDLPGDVVSGIIYDNGKMLGYHVLDHTLYFNGICKSCNSRKTEPRDNKNL
- a CDS encoding rubrerythrin family protein; the encoded protein is MTQLKGSRTEKNLLTAFAGESQARNRYTYFSSQAKKDGFVQIANIFAETADQEKEHAKRLFKFLEGGEVEIKASFPAGVIGTTSANLKESAAGEHYEQAEMYPGFAKTALEEGFNEIAAVFNAIAVAERQHEKRYLDLAKNIDTGRVFKRTSSVVWRCINCGYLYEGTEAPAKCAACNHPRDHFELLGENW